In Corylus avellana chromosome ca2, CavTom2PMs-1.0, the following proteins share a genomic window:
- the LOC132169518 gene encoding F-box/kelch-repeat protein At3g06240-like, producing MRHQGAFRNVIVSFDMEDEAFRELPMPKNLQGEQDSRFMVARLDGLLALLWPDMGFHSLWVMKEYGVAESWIKLFNINIAQGLQEVLGFTKNGELLLIHYGSLISYEPSQQTWYFHFGLFDWLSLDTYVESLVLLNISTRYSSKKKERRISTEG from the coding sequence ATGCGACACCAGGGCGCGTTTCGTAATGTGATCGTGTCGTTTGATATGGAGGATGAGGCCTTTCGTGAATTGCCTATGCCTAAGAATTTGCAAGGAGAACAAGACTCTAGATTTATGGTGGCACGACTTGATGGGTTGCTTGCGCTATTATGGCCCGACATGGGGTTTCACTCCTTGTGGGTGATGAAAGAGTATGGAGTAGCGGAATCTTGGATTAAGCTGTTCAATATTAACATTGCGCAAGGATTGCAGGAGGTGTTAGGCTTTACAAAGAATGGTGAACTTCTACTGATCCATTATGGATCGTTGATTTCTTACGAACCTAGCCAACAAACTTGGTATTTTCACTTTGGCCTATTTGACTGGTTGTCTTTGGATACCTATGTGGAGAGCCTTGTTCTACTGAATATAAGCACAAGGtattcatccaaaaagaaagaaagaagaatatcaACAGAAGGTTAA